In a genomic window of Sulfurimonas denitrificans DSM 1251:
- the cysE gene encoding serine O-acetyltransferase, with protein sequence MGLFAEIKEDFSNAYKNDPALNSKLDFLFNYPGVWAVAWYRVAHKLYMSNFKSLARIIMGLTQILTNIDIHPGAVIGKRVFIDHGTGVVIGQTAVIEDDVLIYQGVTLGGVSLTQGKRHPTVKKGAVLGAGSKILGNIVIGEYAKIGANSVVVKAVPDNATAIGIPAHVIEKGRCKDPLMHNLLPDINKEMFEYLLKRVAVLEHILVEDNKELLEQDLHLENIYESFIRAMKN encoded by the coding sequence TTGGGACTTTTTGCTGAAATAAAAGAGGACTTTTCAAACGCATACAAAAATGATCCTGCTTTAAATTCTAAATTGGATTTTTTGTTTAACTACCCAGGAGTCTGGGCTGTTGCATGGTATAGAGTAGCACACAAACTCTACATGTCTAATTTTAAAAGCTTAGCTAGAATCATAATGGGTTTAACTCAAATTTTAACAAATATAGATATTCACCCTGGCGCTGTTATTGGAAAGAGAGTTTTTATAGATCATGGAACTGGTGTTGTGATTGGTCAAACTGCAGTAATAGAAGATGATGTACTTATCTATCAAGGTGTAACTCTTGGCGGAGTCTCACTTACTCAAGGGAAGAGACATCCAACAGTAAAAAAAGGTGCAGTTTTAGGCGCAGGATCAAAAATACTTGGAAATATAGTAATCGGAGAGTATGCAAAAATAGGTGCCAACTCTGTTGTAGTAAAAGCTGTTCCAGACAACGCTACTGCAATTGGAATCCCAGCACATGTAATAGAAAAAGGGCGATGCAAAGACCCTCTTATGCACAACCTTCTTCCAGATATAAACAAAGAGATGTTTGAGTATCTACTAAAACGTGTTGCAGTTTTGGAGCATATTTTAGTTGAAGACAACAAAGAACTTCTAGAGCAAGATTTACACTTAGAAAATATTTATGAATCATTCATCAGAGCAATGAAAAATTAA
- a CDS encoding pyridoxal phosphate-dependent aminotransferase, with product MLSDRVNTLSESITIAISTLAGELKASGKDILSFSAGEPDFDTPQVIKDAAIAAINEGFTKYTAVEGIPTLKAAIANKLKRDNGLTYAPNQIITNNGAKHSLFNLFAAVIQKGDEVIIPAPYWVTYPELVLYHGGTVVEIETNDESSFKITPQQLKNALTPKTKMIVLTSPSNPTGSVYSKDELTALGKVLEGTDVLVASDEMYEKLIYDGEFTSAAAVSDDMYKRTITINGLSKSVAMTGWRFGYMAAHQTEIIQATKKLQSQSTSNINSITQKAAIVGLNGEADADIEKMRIAFKERRDEAVKLINAIDGLSVYKPDGAFYLFINIKKVSKDSMKFCKELLEEKGVALVPGVGFGSEGYARFSFATDIESIRKGIKRIEEFVSAR from the coding sequence ATGCTTAGTGATCGCGTAAATACACTATCTGAATCAATTACAATTGCAATTTCAACACTCGCAGGAGAATTAAAAGCTTCTGGTAAAGACATTCTTAGCTTCTCAGCTGGCGAGCCTGATTTTGACACTCCTCAAGTTATTAAAGATGCTGCAATAGCTGCGATTAATGAAGGTTTCACAAAATACACAGCTGTTGAGGGGATTCCTACACTTAAAGCTGCAATCGCAAATAAACTAAAAAGAGATAATGGTTTAACTTATGCGCCAAACCAAATCATTACAAATAACGGTGCAAAGCACTCTCTTTTTAATCTTTTTGCAGCAGTTATTCAAAAAGGTGACGAGGTAATTATCCCAGCTCCATATTGGGTTACATACCCTGAGCTTGTTCTCTATCATGGCGGAACGGTTGTCGAGATTGAAACAAATGATGAAAGTTCATTTAAAATTACACCACAGCAGTTAAAAAATGCTCTTACTCCAAAGACTAAGATGATAGTTTTAACTTCCCCATCAAACCCAACTGGTTCAGTTTACTCAAAAGATGAATTAACTGCACTTGGTAAAGTTTTAGAAGGAACTGATGTTTTAGTTGCAAGTGATGAGATGTATGAAAAGCTAATTTATGATGGGGAGTTCACGTCTGCTGCAGCAGTTAGTGATGACATGTATAAAAGAACCATAACTATCAATGGTCTTAGCAAATCAGTGGCAATGACAGGTTGGAGATTTGGTTATATGGCTGCGCACCAAACAGAGATTATCCAAGCAACTAAAAAACTTCAGAGCCAAAGTACTTCAAACATTAACTCTATTACTCAAAAAGCAGCGATTGTTGGCTTAAATGGTGAAGCTGATGCTGATATCGAGAAGATGAGAATAGCTTTTAAAGAGCGCAGAGATGAGGCTGTAAAGCTTATAAATGCGATTGATGGACTTAGTGTTTATAAGCCTGATGGTGCATTTTATCTCTTTATAAACATCAAAAAAGTATCTAAGGACTCCATGAAATTTTGTAAAGAGCTATTAGAAGAAAAGGGTGTAGCTTTAGTTCCAGGCGTTGGCTTTGGAAGCGAAGGTTATGCAAGATTTAGTTTTGCAACTGATATAGAGAGTATCCGCAAAGGCATCAAAAGAATCGAAGAGTTTGTATCTGCACGCTAA
- a CDS encoding translocation/assembly module TamB domain-containing protein, which translates to MIKKLLSFVQITVLILIVTLLLALFVFFQKDIAPALAEKYLKEFNIEYKELRGTLFSGVEIYGFIYEDSLHVDKLSIKYNFLSLLNPTPRVDYIAASGVKIDLDKLLLSLKNSDESSHIAFNISKIEVNNGVLNYQKEKVLFDLSADELSFRDALDIEKISLHVKTKYADAEFLGYFKDETLRGALSFTLVDFIEKKYISTLAYKPKKIEADIWINSQEINLVTTLKEATPKYLPDFLIKDIKLKLRYLFESKDLTLKADYSATYKEFEVAIIQDAKMDKNLHVSSQIAAEIITKDIDIAFDRFVIDLEHNPDESYAKFSAKDIEADFKTLDFIKYTINADTAYAKFDANLSLENNETLLESNIYPKKEFLHYKEYDLKRFSKVTLMAREKNSNISMFVKSDIASISMLANEEGADGYVYIGSAIFDYRVDLKNKIAVVESKINSIDKFLKELQIPPFKAFFDAKVEAKSIINFKDSLEVTSSVKIPFYTLILDSKRDYSGKDNSFNFVYKDKELILNRYDVSVENQRVTSSKPSKISFNDDFDIEFKEFWIYENILLRGVLKSSDMSGDFSLFSESYHYKSKEADVMLKLDLHAIIDAQGRENISGDIEIKSGSIMYKLKKDYAISDKDIIIIQDMKESKNEDARAINIAITSSKPIKYEVEDISLLIEPSLILYKDMDSNLEIFGALSIKSGVVNLEDRVFEFDESEIYFYGGDEIDPYLNLNLHYYTTDYIDIEIYVTNRVSSPVVLFSSKPAMSQNDILSYILFDSSASSLFDTTSESKTSLNTLLLGSGIKKIVNSSGVLRVDTLNILTNKEGTLGYEVGARFNKNIRIVYKNDEISSLILQYSLSKSLRVDVDVKETGQGVSIIYIKDFDIHTP; encoded by the coding sequence TTGATAAAGAAACTTCTCTCATTTGTGCAAATAACAGTTCTAATTTTAATAGTGACTCTATTATTGGCTCTGTTTGTTTTTTTTCAAAAAGATATAGCTCCTGCGTTGGCTGAAAAATATTTAAAAGAGTTTAACATCGAGTATAAAGAGCTAAGAGGAACTCTATTTAGCGGGGTTGAAATTTACGGGTTTATTTATGAAGACAGTTTACATGTAGATAAATTGAGTATAAAATACAATTTTTTATCTCTTTTAAACCCAACACCAAGAGTTGATTATATAGCTGCATCTGGAGTTAAAATAGATTTAGATAAGCTACTTTTATCACTGAAAAATAGCGATGAATCATCACATATAGCATTTAATATCTCAAAAATAGAAGTTAATAATGGAGTTTTAAATTATCAAAAAGAGAAGGTTCTATTTGATTTAAGTGCAGATGAACTTAGCTTTAGAGATGCACTTGATATAGAAAAAATATCCTTACATGTAAAGACAAAATATGCAGACGCAGAATTTTTGGGTTATTTTAAAGATGAAACTCTAAGAGGAGCTCTCTCTTTTACTCTAGTGGATTTTATAGAAAAAAAATATATTTCTACTTTAGCTTATAAGCCAAAAAAAATAGAAGCTGACATTTGGATAAACTCTCAAGAGATAAATCTCGTAACTACTCTAAAAGAAGCAACTCCAAAATATCTCCCAGATTTTTTGATAAAAGATATAAAACTTAAGCTCAGATACCTCTTTGAGAGTAAAGATTTGACGCTCAAAGCAGACTATAGCGCCACATATAAAGAGTTTGAAGTGGCAATTATACAAGATGCTAAGATGGATAAAAACCTACATGTAAGCTCTCAAATAGCAGCAGAGATAATTACCAAAGATATTGATATTGCATTTGATAGATTTGTGATAGATTTAGAGCACAATCCAGATGAGAGCTATGCAAAGTTTAGTGCAAAAGATATTGAAGCTGACTTTAAAACGCTTGATTTTATAAAATATACAATTAACGCAGATACAGCCTATGCTAAATTTGATGCGAATCTCTCACTTGAAAACAATGAGACTTTGCTAGAATCAAACATATATCCAAAAAAAGAGTTTTTACATTACAAAGAGTACGATTTAAAGAGATTCTCAAAAGTAACTCTTATGGCACGTGAAAAAAATTCTAACATCTCTATGTTTGTAAAATCAGATATTGCTTCTATTTCGATGTTGGCAAATGAAGAGGGGGCAGATGGTTATGTATATATTGGTTCAGCTATTTTTGATTATAGAGTTGATTTGAAAAACAAGATAGCTGTAGTAGAGAGTAAAATTAACTCCATAGATAAATTTCTAAAAGAGCTCCAAATTCCTCCATTCAAAGCTTTTTTTGATGCTAAAGTAGAAGCAAAGTCTATTATAAATTTTAAAGACTCCCTAGAAGTAACTTCTAGTGTAAAAATTCCATTTTATACTTTAATACTTGATTCAAAAAGAGACTACTCTGGCAAAGATAATAGTTTTAATTTTGTATATAAAGATAAAGAGCTGATTTTAAATAGATATGACGTAAGTGTAGAAAATCAAAGAGTAACATCAAGCAAACCATCTAAAATTAGCTTCAATGATGATTTTGATATTGAGTTTAAAGAGTTTTGGATATATGAGAATATTCTTCTTAGGGGAGTTTTAAAAAGTAGTGATATGAGTGGAGATTTTTCTCTCTTTAGTGAGAGTTACCATTACAAATCAAAAGAGGCTGATGTCATGTTAAAACTTGATTTACATGCAATAATTGATGCACAAGGAAGAGAAAATATTAGTGGAGATATTGAGATAAAGAGTGGTTCTATTATGTACAAACTTAAAAAAGATTATGCCATCAGCGATAAAGACATCATAATCATTCAAGATATGAAAGAGTCAAAAAATGAGGATGCAAGAGCTATAAACATAGCAATAACATCATCAAAACCTATAAAATATGAGGTAGAAGATATCTCTTTGCTAATTGAGCCATCTTTGATTCTATATAAAGATATGGATTCCAACTTAGAAATTTTTGGTGCTTTAAGTATTAAGAGTGGAGTGGTAAATCTTGAAGATAGAGTATTTGAGTTTGATGAGAGTGAGATATATTTTTATGGAGGTGATGAGATAGATCCATACCTTAATCTAAACCTGCACTACTATACGACTGATTATATAGATATAGAGATATATGTTACAAACAGAGTTAGCTCTCCAGTTGTGCTTTTCTCCTCAAAACCAGCTATGAGCCAAAACGACATACTCTCTTACATACTCTTTGATTCAAGCGCATCTTCTCTCTTTGATACAACCTCAGAGTCAAAAACATCTCTAAACACGCTTCTTCTGGGGAGTGGAATTAAAAAAATAGTAAATAGTTCAGGAGTTCTAAGGGTTGATACCCTCAATATTTTGACAAATAAGGAGGGAACGCTTGGTTATGAAGTTGGAGCCAGATTTAACAAAAATATTCGTATAGTCTATAAAAATGATGAGATTTCAAGTTTGATACTACAGTACTCTTTGAGTAAATCACTAAGAGTTGATGTTGACGTAAAAGAGACGGGGCAGGGGGTTAGTATTATCTATATAAAAGATTTTGATATCCACACACCTTAG
- a CDS encoding autotransporter assembly complex protein TamA: MRGKFFLSLLVSTLLFGQKLELHFDGNKHITSSELYSSLDLQEPHFYEFYKLPSSIDSKIVDLSIQTLKDYYKTRGFFNAVIESKIDKESLFLNIQENNPIIIKDISNISDFKIDEAVFFKIGDIFDSQRFTQSKKDIKLFYANNHFCNPIVDAKAWIDTDSNAAYLTYESSKNKKCYFRNIEIKTSKNIDEKTVRSVLYLQDGMEFSLGAITKSYEELYAYEGISKAIIDTEIYQDEFVDVSVSVVQNEKPLRFESGIGISSDEGVMASVGLLNRNFLGNLKTLSLKSRVAQIKQNVKLNFDMPLLNRNFTGFEIGFENEEFLGFSESKFYLDGYLKQRRDKHTFKESLIFDKVNTYRSNDRELFPINQLFVLSSKLEYSYDTRDKILDPSSGYFVKSELMGSIKSSVSDATYYKFKTTIGSIKSVEKVTLGLKADYGFLKLLDGELPTSYGFFSGGMYSNRGYSYRKLGPQNSMGDPIGFNSIFETTAELRFKIYGDFKGVIFSDNSFLSQDSTPNFSSGYYSVGFGFRYLTPIGPIAIDIGFDTKNPKEHYAIHFHIGELF; encoded by the coding sequence TTGAGAGGAAAGTTTTTTTTATCTCTTTTAGTCTCAACTCTCCTTTTTGGGCAAAAGCTAGAGCTCCATTTTGATGGAAACAAACATATAACATCTAGTGAACTTTACTCTTCGCTAGATTTGCAAGAACCGCATTTTTATGAATTTTACAAACTACCTTCTTCCATTGATTCAAAAATTGTTGATTTAAGCATACAAACGCTCAAAGACTATTATAAAACTAGAGGTTTTTTTAATGCTGTAATTGAATCAAAAATAGATAAAGAGAGCCTATTTTTAAACATACAAGAAAATAATCCAATTATTATAAAAGATATATCAAATATCTCAGATTTTAAAATTGATGAGGCTGTTTTTTTTAAAATTGGTGATATTTTTGATTCGCAAAGATTTACGCAAAGCAAAAAAGATATAAAACTCTTTTATGCAAACAACCATTTTTGTAATCCTATAGTTGATGCAAAAGCGTGGATAGATACAGATAGTAATGCAGCATATCTAACTTATGAATCGAGCAAAAATAAAAAGTGTTATTTTAGAAATATAGAGATAAAAACCTCAAAAAATATAGATGAAAAAACAGTGCGCTCTGTCTTATATCTCCAAGATGGCATGGAGTTCTCTTTAGGTGCAATTACTAAGAGTTATGAGGAGCTATACGCATATGAGGGCATTTCAAAAGCAATAATAGATACAGAGATATATCAAGATGAGTTTGTAGATGTAAGCGTTAGTGTAGTTCAAAATGAGAAACCGCTGCGCTTTGAATCTGGTATTGGGATAAGCAGTGATGAGGGTGTTATGGCTTCAGTTGGACTCTTGAATAGAAACTTTTTAGGAAATCTAAAGACACTTAGCCTAAAGAGTAGAGTCGCTCAAATCAAACAAAACGTAAAGCTAAATTTTGATATGCCACTCTTAAATAGAAACTTTACAGGTTTTGAAATCGGTTTTGAAAATGAAGAATTTTTAGGATTTAGTGAGTCTAAATTTTATCTAGATGGATATTTAAAGCAAAGACGAGATAAACATACTTTTAAAGAGAGTCTTATTTTTGATAAAGTAAATACATACAGAAGCAATGACAGAGAGCTTTTTCCCATAAATCAACTATTTGTTTTATCTTCAAAACTAGAATATAGCTATGATACAAGAGATAAAATATTAGACCCAAGTAGTGGTTATTTTGTTAAAAGTGAGCTTATGGGCTCAATAAAATCAAGCGTCTCTGATGCAACCTACTATAAGTTTAAGACAACTATAGGGAGTATTAAGAGTGTAGAAAAAGTTACTCTTGGCTTAAAGGCTGATTATGGATTCTTAAAGCTTCTTGATGGAGAGCTCCCAACTTCTTATGGATTTTTCTCTGGAGGAATGTATAGCAACCGTGGATATAGCTATAGAAAACTAGGTCCACAAAATAGCATGGGTGATCCAATCGGTTTTAACTCTATTTTTGAAACAACTGCTGAACTTCGTTTTAAGATTTATGGTGATTTTAAAGGAGTGATTTTTAGTGATAATAGTTTTCTCTCACAAGATAGCACTCCGAATTTTAGTAGTGGTTATTACAGTGTCGGTTTTGGTTTTCGTTATCTAACTCCAATTGGACCTATTGCTATTGATATTGGTTTTGATACAAAAAATCCAAAAGAGCACTATGCTATACATTTTCACATAGGAGAGCTATTTTGA
- the lpxD gene encoding UDP-3-O-(3-hydroxymyristoyl)glucosamine N-acyltransferase yields MNLKDIAKIINSDFSGEYFEITKMNTLRDATKSEISFVANAKYIKEIQNSNAGAIIVSKDTKEFVPSGCVALVVENPYWEMATLSKYFAPSIEDETLPEPKIGEGTTISPRAEIARGAIIGKGCTIMAHVYIGTNAVIGDNTIIYPSVTVYRDCRVGSECIIHANTTIGSDGFGFATNKQGEHRKIYQNGNVEIEDNVEIGSSTTIDRAVFGTTLIKYGVRIDNLVQVGHNCVIGEHSVLVAQAGISGSTTMGRNVVMGGQSATAGHLSIAPFTTMAARSGVTKSIDKSGLTFAGFPLLEHRLWLKLQAKIARLIKQN; encoded by the coding sequence ATGAATTTAAAAGATATTGCAAAAATAATAAATAGTGATTTTAGTGGTGAATATTTTGAGATAACAAAGATGAATACGCTCCGTGATGCAACAAAGAGTGAAATATCTTTTGTAGCAAATGCAAAATATATCAAAGAGATACAAAACTCAAATGCAGGTGCAATAATAGTAAGCAAAGATACTAAAGAGTTCGTTCCTTCTGGATGTGTGGCATTAGTAGTTGAGAATCCATACTGGGAAATGGCCACACTATCGAAATATTTTGCACCAAGCATTGAAGATGAAACTTTGCCAGAGCCAAAAATAGGCGAAGGTACAACTATCTCGCCAAGAGCAGAGATAGCTCGTGGTGCAATAATTGGTAAAGGTTGTACAATCATGGCACATGTATATATTGGAACAAACGCTGTAATCGGAGATAATACCATAATATATCCAAGTGTAACAGTCTATAGAGATTGCAGAGTTGGAAGTGAGTGTATAATACATGCAAACACGACAATTGGAAGTGATGGCTTTGGTTTTGCTACAAACAAACAGGGCGAACATAGAAAAATTTATCAAAATGGTAATGTTGAGATAGAGGATAATGTAGAAATTGGCAGCTCAACTACAATAGATAGAGCGGTATTTGGTACAACACTCATAAAATATGGTGTAAGAATTGATAATCTTGTTCAAGTTGGACATAACTGTGTTATAGGAGAACACTCTGTTTTAGTTGCTCAAGCTGGAATCTCAGGCTCTACTACAATGGGTAGAAATGTTGTTATGGGCGGACAGAGTGCAACGGCTGGACATCTCAGCATCGCTCCATTTACTACAATGGCTGCTAGAAGCGGAGTTACAAAGAGTATTGATAAGAGCGGCTTAACATTCGCTGGTTTTCCACTGCTTGAACACAGATTATGGCTGAAACTTCAGGCTAAAATAGCTAGACTAATAAAACAAAACTAA
- the lpxD gene encoding UDP-3-O-(3-hydroxymyristoyl)glucosamine N-acyltransferase, producing the protein MLLSSIAQHLKLPFFGEDLELDSMNELALSLPSQLTFAINKKYSQELESSKSKAFLIIDTLVENLPKESSYIICPDVSISMAQATKLFNKRPIEPQLPSATIGEGSMIDSMVRVENGTCIGSNVIVMAGAYIGANCVIGDDTTIYPNVTIYRDTIIGKECIIHAGVVIGADGFGFSHTKEGEHIKIYQNGNVIIEDCVEIGANCAIDRAVFNSTIIRRGTKLDNFIHIAHNCDIGEHSIFVAQTGVGGSTKLGRNCVVSGQSAFSDHLNIAPFSTFSARSGVTKSIEKSGGVYSGFPLMNHKEWKRLQVKIARLND; encoded by the coding sequence ATGCTCCTTAGCAGTATTGCACAACACTTAAAACTTCCATTTTTTGGCGAAGATTTAGAGCTTGATTCTATGAACGAATTAGCCCTATCTTTGCCTTCACAACTTACTTTTGCGATAAATAAAAAATACTCCCAAGAGCTAGAATCTTCAAAATCAAAAGCTTTTTTAATAATAGATACATTAGTAGAGAACCTTCCAAAAGAGTCTTCGTACATAATCTGTCCAGATGTCTCTATATCAATGGCACAAGCGACAAAACTCTTTAATAAAAGACCAATAGAGCCACAACTACCATCTGCTACTATTGGAGAGGGCTCTATGATTGATTCCATGGTAAGAGTAGAAAATGGTACATGTATTGGCTCAAACGTTATAGTTATGGCTGGTGCTTATATCGGTGCTAATTGTGTTATTGGAGATGATACTACCATATATCCAAATGTAACTATTTACAGAGATACTATAATAGGAAAAGAGTGCATTATACATGCAGGAGTTGTAATAGGAGCGGATGGTTTTGGTTTTTCTCATACAAAAGAGGGTGAGCATATTAAAATATATCAAAATGGAAATGTTATCATAGAAGATTGTGTAGAAATTGGTGCCAATTGTGCTATTGATAGAGCAGTTTTTAACTCTACTATAATTAGACGTGGTACAAAACTTGATAACTTTATACATATTGCACATAATTGTGATATTGGCGAGCACTCTATCTTTGTGGCTCAAACTGGAGTAGGTGGTTCAACAAAATTAGGGCGAAATTGTGTTGTCAGTGGGCAGAGTGCTTTTAGCGACCATCTAAACATTGCACCATTTTCGACCTTTAGCGCAAGAAGTGGTGTTACAAAAAGCATAGAAAAAAGTGGTGGAGTTTATAGTGGCTTTCCACTAATGAATCATAAAGAGTGGAAAAGGCTTCAAGTAAAGATAGCAAGGCTAAACGATTAG
- the ilvN gene encoding acetolactate synthase small subunit, with product MQDENARRVISVIVVNEASVLSRITDLFSGRGYNITSLTVAPIPESKYSRLTIVTSGSIRVIEQITKQLHKLIPVLRVYEHADLVEKEMALMKFPVSENITEIATLCAAYNGKIVNVGDNVIIAMVADEPKRVDNLLKIISRYNPKEIVRSGAVALER from the coding sequence ATGCAAGATGAAAACGCAAGAAGAGTTATCTCTGTTATCGTGGTAAATGAAGCTAGTGTGCTATCTCGCATAACAGATCTCTTCTCTGGACGTGGATACAATATTACGTCTCTAACAGTTGCTCCTATACCTGAGAGCAAATACTCAAGACTTACAATTGTAACGTCTGGATCAATTAGAGTGATAGAGCAGATAACAAAACAGCTCCACAAACTCATACCAGTTTTAAGAGTTTATGAACATGCGGATTTGGTAGAAAAAGAGATGGCTTTGATGAAGTTTCCAGTCTCTGAGAATATTACGGAGATAGCAACTCTTTGTGCTGCATACAATGGCAAAATAGTTAATGTCGGCGATAACGTTATTATTGCCATGGTTGCGGATGAGCCAAAGAGAGTTGATAATCTTTTAAAAATCATAAGCAGATATAATCCAAAAGAGATTGTAAGAAGCGGTGCTGTAGCACTAGAGAGATAA
- a CDS encoding acetolactate synthase large subunit, whose translation MQISGAQIVIEALIAEGVDTVFGYPGGAIMNVYDEIYKQNNFKHILTRHEQAAVHAAEGYSKASGKVGVAMITSGPGFTNAVTGLADAYMDSIPLVVISGQVPMSLIGTDAFQEIDAVGISRSCTKHNYLVTDAKDLARVLKEAFYIASSGRPGPVHVDIPKDVTAQLAEFDYSIELDLETYKPHTKGNPRQIKKAMEAISKARRPIFYLGGGIINSNAAYEVRELVKKTGIPAVETFMARGTLSHDDELLISMLGMHGSYAANMAMSETDLVIGLGARFDDRVTGKLSEFAKNAGVIHVDIDPASISKLVIADYPIVGDVKNVVNEMIELSSSINPAKYASWRETIRNFDELHPLTYHEDTDRLKPQWVIQRVGELLGDSANISTDVGQHQMWSAQFYPFTRPRQFISSGGLGTMGFGFPAAMGVKVASPDKISINFTGDGSILMNCQELMTAVEKKLPVINIILNNNYLGMVRQWQTLFYDKRHSETDLSVQPDFVKLAEAFGGIGFRVTTKEEFDAALKEAVEKNIVTFIDVVVERLENVMPMVPAGGSLFNMMLLEKKEKK comes from the coding sequence ATGCAGATAAGTGGCGCACAGATAGTCATTGAAGCTTTAATTGCAGAGGGTGTAGATACAGTTTTTGGCTACCCTGGCGGAGCAATTATGAATGTCTACGACGAGATTTATAAACAAAATAACTTTAAACATATATTGACTAGACATGAGCAAGCGGCTGTTCATGCTGCGGAGGGCTACTCAAAAGCGAGTGGAAAAGTTGGTGTTGCTATGATAACGAGTGGTCCAGGTTTTACAAATGCTGTAACTGGACTTGCAGACGCTTATATGGACTCAATTCCATTAGTTGTAATCAGTGGTCAAGTTCCTATGAGTTTAATCGGAACGGATGCATTTCAAGAGATAGATGCGGTTGGAATAAGTCGTTCATGTACAAAACATAACTATTTAGTTACTGACGCTAAAGATTTGGCACGTGTCTTAAAAGAGGCGTTTTACATAGCTTCAAGCGGTCGTCCCGGTCCAGTTCATGTTGATATTCCAAAAGATGTGACTGCTCAACTAGCTGAGTTTGACTACTCAATAGAGCTTGATTTAGAGACTTATAAACCTCATACAAAGGGAAATCCACGTCAGATTAAAAAAGCAATGGAAGCAATCTCTAAGGCAAGAAGACCTATCTTTTATCTAGGTGGAGGAATTATAAACTCAAATGCAGCTTATGAAGTGAGAGAACTTGTAAAAAAAACAGGTATTCCAGCGGTTGAGACATTTATGGCAAGAGGTACTTTAAGCCACGATGATGAGCTGCTTATCTCCATGCTTGGAATGCACGGGAGTTACGCAGCGAATATGGCTATGAGTGAAACTGATTTAGTAATCGGGCTTGGTGCTAGATTTGATGACAGGGTGACTGGAAAGCTATCAGAATTTGCAAAAAATGCTGGAGTTATACATGTAGATATTGACCCAGCAAGTATCTCAAAGCTTGTTATTGCAGATTATCCAATAGTTGGTGATGTAAAAAATGTTGTAAATGAGATGATTGAACTCTCATCTTCTATAAATCCAGCAAAATATGCTTCATGGAGAGAGACTATTAGAAATTTTGATGAGCTTCATCCTCTCACGTATCATGAAGATACTGATAGATTGAAACCCCAGTGGGTTATACAAAGAGTTGGAGAACTTCTTGGGGATAGTGCAAATATCTCAACAGACGTAGGGCAACATCAGATGTGGAGCGCACAGTTTTATCCATTTACTCGTCCTCGCCAGTTTATTAGTTCAGGCGGTCTTGGAACTATGGGCTTTGGTTTTCCAGCTGCTATGGGTGTAAAAGTTGCTTCACCAGATAAAATCAGCATAAATTTTACGGGAGATGGTTCAATTTTAATGAATTGTCAAGAGCTTATGACAGCGGTTGAGAAGAAGTTGCCAGTTATAAATATTATTTTAAATAACAACTATCTTGGAATGGTTAGACAGTGGCAGACACTTTTTTATGACAAGCGCCATAGCGAAACTGATTTAAGTGTTCAACCAGATTTTGTAAAACTAGCAGAAGCTTTTGGCGGAATAGGTTTTAGAGTAACAACAAAAGAGGAGTTTGATGCGGCATTAAAAGAGGCAGTTGAGAAAAATATTGTTACTTTTATTGATGTTGTTGTTGAGAGACTAGAAAACGTTATGCCAATGGTTCCAGCTGGTGGAAGTTTATTTAACATGATGCTATTAGAGAAAAAGGAGAAAAAATAA